The following are encoded together in the Chthoniobacterales bacterium genome:
- a CDS encoding alginate lyase family protein: MIHRLPLIGCFLLALFIGQAVPACAKEFIHPGGLHSQADLDRMKAKVSAGESPWIDGWNALIRDSKAQSDYRAAPHPHMMDRGRAQRDASAAYLNALRWIISGDKAHADCAVRILNAWSETMNEVSHGNDQPGLGGIPIGTFAVAAELMRSYPGWPATEQVRFKRMLVDFMYPVCHDFLTRHNGRGDSAFWANWDTCNMRAVMAIGVFCDDRAKFDEAVEYFKNGRGMGSIRNAAPFRFEDGLVQWQESGRDYAHVMGGQGLLFELCQIAWNQGLDLFGYDDNRLLGAAEHAAQYTLWKGVPYRYYTNSDSANQFYISENYHGRLDASHFELVYNHYVVRKGLKAPHVQLFAALRRPEPGEIDVMGYGTLTFTLDAAASPLQTEAPPTPREVIASSGLQRVELKWSPSGAYNAHGYEVSRATAPGGPFTSIYSTTRWTTPLYTDTDLEPGRSYYYTVSALNNAGKSAPSAPVNAIPAKGEPLPALSQRISVKGALYSKAAGNSFLVPATGRELDGSFAGQPVDGDFCITARLADWNGSVGMMGLTVREPGAKKPRALAVTLGEIGGRLARFRTRVDGKTTVQRGCDYTWLPVWFRIRRVGDAFTAYQSSDGIEWFEIGKSTVALPRTALVGLLASGGATPPGRKATDSPQGVIDHVAIERSRRPRHPRPARSPRPCSMTA, translated from the coding sequence ATGATCCATCGTTTGCCCCTCATCGGCTGTTTCCTCCTCGCTCTGTTCATCGGCCAGGCCGTCCCGGCTTGTGCCAAAGAGTTCATTCATCCCGGTGGACTGCACTCCCAAGCCGATCTCGACCGCATGAAAGCCAAGGTGTCCGCGGGCGAGAGCCCGTGGATCGACGGGTGGAACGCGCTCATTCGGGACTCCAAAGCGCAGAGCGATTACCGCGCCGCCCCGCACCCTCACATGATGGACCGAGGGCGGGCACAACGGGACGCCAGCGCCGCCTACCTCAATGCCCTGCGCTGGATCATCTCCGGCGACAAGGCGCATGCCGACTGCGCCGTGCGCATCCTCAACGCTTGGTCCGAAACGATGAATGAGGTTTCCCATGGCAATGATCAGCCGGGCCTAGGCGGCATCCCCATCGGCACCTTCGCCGTCGCGGCGGAGTTGATGCGTTCCTACCCAGGCTGGCCCGCCACCGAACAAGTCCGCTTCAAGCGCATGCTCGTGGATTTCATGTATCCCGTTTGCCACGACTTCCTCACCCGGCACAACGGTCGCGGCGACTCGGCCTTTTGGGCGAATTGGGACACCTGCAACATGCGCGCGGTCATGGCCATCGGCGTCTTCTGCGACGACCGCGCGAAATTCGACGAAGCCGTCGAGTATTTCAAAAACGGTCGCGGCATGGGCTCGATCCGCAACGCCGCACCCTTCCGCTTCGAAGACGGCCTCGTCCAATGGCAGGAAAGCGGCCGCGACTACGCCCACGTCATGGGCGGTCAGGGGCTGCTCTTTGAGTTGTGCCAGATCGCCTGGAACCAAGGCCTCGACCTCTTCGGCTACGACGACAACCGCCTGCTCGGCGCCGCCGAACACGCCGCGCAATACACTCTCTGGAAGGGCGTGCCTTATCGCTATTACACCAACAGCGATAGCGCCAACCAGTTCTACATCTCGGAGAACTACCACGGCCGCCTCGACGCCTCGCACTTTGAGTTAGTCTATAATCACTACGTCGTGCGGAAGGGGCTGAAGGCTCCGCACGTCCAGCTCTTCGCCGCACTCCGCCGCCCCGAACCCGGCGAGATCGACGTCATGGGCTACGGCACGCTCACCTTCACCCTCGATGCCGCCGCGTCCCCGCTGCAGACCGAGGCGCCGCCGACACCACGCGAGGTGATCGCGAGCTCGGGCCTGCAACGCGTCGAGCTGAAATGGTCGCCCTCCGGCGCCTACAATGCGCACGGCTACGAGGTCAGCCGCGCCACCGCGCCGGGCGGCCCTTTCACCTCCATCTACTCGACCACTCGGTGGACCACGCCCCTCTACACCGATACCGACCTCGAGCCCGGCCGCAGCTATTACTACACCGTCTCCGCGCTCAACAACGCCGGCAAAAGCGCCCCCTCCGCGCCCGTGAACGCCATCCCCGCCAAGGGAGAGCCGTTGCCCGCGCTCAGTCAGCGCATCTCCGTTAAGGGCGCGCTCTATTCCAAAGCTGCGGGCAACTCGTTCCTGGTCCCCGCCACGGGCCGCGAGTTGGACGGGAGCTTCGCCGGTCAACCCGTGGACGGCGATTTCTGTATCACCGCGCGATTGGCGGACTGGAATGGATCCGTTGGCATGATGGGGCTGACGGTTCGGGAACCGGGTGCGAAGAAGCCGCGTGCTCTAGCGGTGACCTTGGGCGAAATCGGTGGACGCCTCGCGCGCTTTCGCACGCGGGTCGATGGCAAAACCACGGTCCAGCGCGGCTGCGACTATACCTGGCTGCCCGTCTGGTTCCGCATTCGGCGCGTGGGCGACGCGTTCACCGCCTACCAATCTTCCGATGGCATCGAGTGGTTTGAGATCGGCAAGAGCACCGTCGCGCTGCCCCGCACCGCGTTGGTCGGCCTGCTCGCGAGCGGCGGCGCAACTCCGCCCGGACGAAAAGCGACCGATTCCCCCCAAGGCGTCATCGACCACGTCGCGATCGAGCGGAGCCGGCGGCCCCGCCACCCGCGCCCGGCGCGCTCGCCACGACCGTGCTCGATGACGGCGTGA